The following coding sequences lie in one Rutidosis leptorrhynchoides isolate AG116_Rl617_1_P2 chromosome 6, CSIRO_AGI_Rlap_v1, whole genome shotgun sequence genomic window:
- the LOC139855669 gene encoding WRKY transcription factor 22-like: MEVDWDLNAVVRACCSTATSGQTTNTTVAGAATTWPETTYNQQTSSFQDENVMSFYPDPFQTRNNDNSIEQFLNDLNNPLEFPKLQKPPQSSQSLPISPLSVLSGLQDPPFNHLQHQQKQQHKHLHGKQQPFAISRCTTSNTQSTKTKKRKNQMKRVCQVPAEGLSSDVWSWRKYGQKPIKGSPYPRGYYRCSTSKGCLARKQVERNRSDPDMFIVTFTGEHSHPVPTHRNSLAGSTRNKPTTSGDDDITKSKSISSPPTSHSPATEKPEDNDSDDDNLDIVMDDDFFEGLDELVGPTTGDNFPAISTATPSFPWLSNNVSTTSTTAAGGS; encoded by the exons ATGGAGGTTGATTGGGACTTGAATGCGGTGGTCAGAGCCTGTTGTTCTACCGCCACCAGCGGTCAAACCACCAATACCACCGTCGCCGGAGCAGCTACCACGTGGCCAGAGACTACTTACAACCAACAAACATCAAGTTTTCAAGATGAAAATGTTATGAGTTTTTATCCAGATCCatttcaaactagaaataatgacaATAGCATTGAACAGTTTTTGAATGATCTTAATAACCCCCTTGAGTTTCCAAAGTTACAAAAACCACCTCAATCTTCACAAAGTTTGCCAATCTCACCCCTCTCTGTTCTTAGTGGATTACAAGATCCACCCTTTAATCATCTTCAACATCAGCAAAAGCAGCAACATAAACATCTTCATGGAAAGCAGCAACCTTTTGCTATATCTAGATGTACAACTTCTAATACACAAAGTACAAAGACTAAAAAAAG GAAAAATCAGATGAAAAGAGTTTGTCAAGTGCCTGCTGAGGGATTATCATCTGATGTGTGGTCTTGGAGAAAATATGGTCAAAAACCCATTAAAGGTTCTCCATATCCAAG aggatattatagatgtagtacatCAAAAGGTTGTTTGGCCCGAAAACAAGTGGAGCGAAATAGATCCGACCCGGACATGTTCATCGTTACCTTCACCGGTGAACACAGCCACCCGGTTCCGACTCACCGGAATTCTCTCGCCGGAAGTACCAGAAACAAACCCACCACCTCCGGCGACGACGATATCACAAAAAGCAAATCCATTTCATCTCCGCCGACCAGCCACTCTCCGGCGACAGAAAAACCCGAGGATAATGACTCCGACGACGATAATTTGGATATTGTGATGGACGATGATTTCTTTGAAGGGTTAGATGAACTTGTTGGTCCGACCACCGGAGATAATTTTCCGGCGATATCAACGGCAACACCATCTTTCCCATGGTTATCAAACAACGTATCTACCACAAGCACCACCGCCGCCGGCGGTAGTTGA